The Megalops cyprinoides isolate fMegCyp1 chromosome 9, fMegCyp1.pri, whole genome shotgun sequence genome has a window encoding:
- the sarm1 gene encoding NAD(+) hydrolase SARM1, protein MLLSLIVHLSKLCRLFSMFSSDRLTVPEYVSRLQTRRTGSDPRAVSPGISADAQAALDTSLPALRSAIKTLKSAKDTSDLDETRRAIAETFQLVEEAWVLPAVGRQVAEEICNRIRLDGGLELLLQLLQTPAVEIKYESAKLLEQILVSENRDYVARMGLGVILNLTRAQEDAQLARSVSGILEHMFKHGEETSAQLIDHGALDALLFWCRGTDPTVLRHCAVALANCAVYGGHRCQRMMIEKQAAEWLFPLAFSKEDELIRFYACLAVAVLAANREMEKEVVRSGTLELVEPFIASLDPDEFARSLLDSADSMQGRTAADLQQLLPLLDGTRVEGKCIATFYLCVEASIKSRQRNTKIFQEIGAVQSLKRIVMYSSNGTTCALAKRALGMMGEDVPRRILPSVPNWKSGEVQTWLQQVGFSTYSQRFQELQVDGDLLLSITDLDLRTDLGMSAALTRKRFLRDLRVLKTYANYSTCDPNNLADWLADVDPRFRQYTYGLVQSGVDRKNLLHITDQQLQNDCLVENGIHRAKILAAARRPCQPSLTDAQPCGPDVFISYRRTTGSQLASLLKVHLQVRGFSVFIDVEKLEAGKFEEKLIQSVRRARNFILVLSANALDKCMGDTDMKDWVHKEIVTALKGEKNIVPVTDNFQWPDPTSLPLDMRAILNFNGIKWSHEYQEATIDKILRFLQRGPSQDLPDSAASAPGPLGAEQD, encoded by the exons ATGCTCCTTTCACTTATCGTGCACCTTAGCAAGCTCTGCAGATTATTTTCCATGTTCAGTTCCGACAGACTAACGGTGCCAGAATATGTCAGCCGGCTTCAGACCCGGAGGACCGGCTCTGACCCAAGGGCGGTATCGCCGGGTATTAGCGCCGATGCCCAGGCGGCCTTGGACACTTCGCTGCCAGCGCTCCGCTCCGCGATTAAAACCCTGAAATCGGCCAAAGACACCTCAGATCTCGACGAGACAAGGCGAGCCATCGCGGAGACTTtccagctggtggaggaggcCTGGGTTTTGCCCGCCGTAGGGCGTCAGGTTGCCGAGGAGATTTGCAACAGAATCCGCCTGGACGGAGGTTTggagctgctcctgcagctgctgcagacgCCTGCGGTGGAAATCAAGTACGAATCCGCCAAGCTGCTGGAGCAGATACTGGTGTCAGAAAACAG ggaCTACGTGGCCCGCATGGGGCTGGGGGTGATCCTGAATCTGACACGGGCTCAGGAGGATGCCCAACTGGCGCGCAGCGTGTCGGGCATCCTGGAGCACATGTTCAAGCACGGCGAGGAGACGTCGGCGCAGCTCATCGACCATGGCGCCCTGGACGCCCTGCTGTTCTGGTGCCGCGGCACGGACCCCACCGTGCTCCGCCACTGCGCCGTGGCGCTCGCCAACTGCGCCGTGTACGGCGGCCACCGCTGCCAGAGGATGATGATCGAGAAGCAGGCGGCCGAGTGGCTCTTCCCCCTGGCCTTCTCCAAGGAGGACGAGCTGATCCGCTTCTACGCCTGCCTGGCGGTGGCGGTGCTGGCGGCCAACcgggagatggagaaggaggtggtGCGGTCGGGGACGCTGGAGCTGGTGGAGCCGTTCATTGCGTCGCTGGACCCGGACGAGTTCGCGCGCAGCCTGCTGGACAGCGCCGACAGCATGCAGGGCCGCACGGCCGCcgacctgcagcagctgctccccctgctggacgGAACCCGCGTGGAAGGGAAGTGCATCGCCACCTTCTACCTGTGCGTGGAGGCCAGCATCAAGTCCCGGCAGCGCAACACCAAG ATCTTCCAGGAGATCGGCGCGGTGCAGAGCCTGAAGAGGATCGTGATGTACTCCAGCAACGGCACCACCTGCGCCCTGGCCAAGCGGGCGCTCGGCATGATGGGAGAGGACGTCCCGCGCCGCATCCTGCCCTCCGTGCCCAACTGGAAGAGCGGAGAGGTGCAGACCTGGCTGCAGCAGGTTGGCTTCAGCACCTACAGCCAGCGCTTCCAG gagctgcaggtggaTGGTGACCTCCTCCTTAGCATCACTGACCTGGATCTGCGCACTGACCTGGGCATGTCTGCAGCACTCACCCgcaagag ATTTCTGAGAGACCTCCGCGTTCTGAAGACCTACGCTAACTACTCCACCTGTGACCCTAACAACCTGGCGGACTGGCTCGCGGATGTGGACCCCCGGTTCCGCCAGTACACCTACGGCCTGGTCCAGTCCGGCGTGGACCGCAAGAACCTGCTCCACATCACCGACCAGCAGCTGCAGAACGACTGCCTGGTAGAGAATGGGATCCACCGCGCCAAGATCCTGGCTGCGGCCCGCCGGCCCTGCCAGCCCTCCCTCACCGACGCCCAGCCCTGCGGCCCTGATGTCTTCATCAGCTACCGCCGCACGACCGGGTCCCAGCTGGCCAg TCTGCTGAAGGTGCACCTGCAGGTTCGGGGTTTCAGCGTTTTCATTGACGTGGAGAAACTGGAGGCCGGGAAGTTTGAGGAGAAGCTGATCCAGAGTGTTCGGCGAGCCCGGAACTTCATCCTGGTCCTCTCGGCCAACGCGCTGGACAAGTGCATGGGGGACACGGACATGAAGGACTGGGTACACAAG GAGATTGTCACCGCCCTGAAAGGGGAGAAGAACATTGTTCCTGTCACCGATAACTTCCAGTGGCCCGACCCCACCTCCCTACCTCTCGACATGAGAGCCATCCTCAACTTCAACGGCATTAA ATGGTCTCACGAGTACCAAGAGGCCACCATTGACAAGATTCTGCGTTTCCTACAGAGGGGCCCCAGCCAGGACCTGCCGGACTCTGCAGCGAGTGCTCCAGGCCCCCTGGGGGCCGAGCAGGATTAG
- the LOC118783048 gene encoding solute carrier family 13 member 2-like isoform X1: MPGCLKWLLSYRNYILVFLTPLLILPLPLIINTSEARCGYAIILMALYWCTECIPLAVTALLPVILFPMMGIMESGEVCVQYLKDSNMLFIGGLLVAIAVEHWNLHKRIALRVLLIVGVKPALLMMGFMGTTAFLSMWISNTASTAMMLPIAHAVLQQLKRTEQEADEKELQGVHDNQGFEMGDLQDIKPCSEEEEGADEERLSSAERRKLKREQKYLNLSKGMSLCVCYSASIGGTATLTGTTPNLILKGQVDELFPGNNGVINFASWFGFSFPNMLLMLILSWIWLQFMFLGLNFKKSFGCGTKNSGDKEAYQVMKDEYKRLGSMSFAEGSVLTIFVLLVALWFTREPGFMPGWATVLFNKDGPFVTDGTVAIFMSTLFFILPSKLPRFSCSRSADSDGKTCLKHLKAPPALLNWEVVHERMPWSIILLLGGGYALARGSETSGLSLWLGNSLAPLKEIPPFAISLLLCLLVGTFTECSSNTATTTLFLPILASMATAIELHPLYVMLPCTICASLAFMLPVATPPNAIAFSYGNLKVMDMAKAGFMLNIIGVLCINFALNTWGVAMFQLDTFPAWANVTTGSP, translated from the exons ATGCCGGGGTGTTTAAAGTGGTTGTTGAGCTATCGAAATTATATCCTAGTCTTTCTGACACCTCTGCTGATCCTGCCCTTACCTCTGATCATCAACACTTCG GAGGCTCGGTGTGGCTACGCCATCATCCTGATGGCCCTGTACTGGTGCACAGAGTGCATTCCCCTGGCCGTCACCGCCCTGCTGCCTGTCATCCTTTTCCCCATGATGGGCATCATGGAGTCTGGAGAG GTTTGTGTGCAGTATCTGAAAGACTCCAATATGCTCTTCATTGGCGGTCTGCTGGTGGCCATTGCCGTTGAGCACTGGAACCTCCACAAGCGCATCGCCTTGCGAGTGCTGCTGATAGTGGGGGTGAAACCTGCCCT gCTGATGATGGGCTTTATGGGCACCACGGCCTTCCTCTCCATGTGGATCAGCAACACGGCCTCCACCGCCATGATGCTGCCCATCGCCCATGCCGTGCTGCAGCAGCTCAAACGCACCGAACAGGAAGCCGatgagaaggagctgcagggtgTCCACGACAACCAGGGCTTCGAGATGGGCGACCTGCAGGACATCAAGCCCTGCAGTGAGG aggaagagggagccGATGAGGAGAGGCTCAgctcagcagagaggaggaagctgAAACGCGAGCAGAAGTACCTGAACCTGTCCAAAGGGATGAGCCTGTGCGTGTGCTACTCCGCCAGCATCGGAGGCACCGCCACCCTGACCGGCACCACCCCAAACCTCATCCTCAAAGGCCAAGTGGACGA ACTGTTCCCAGGGAATAACGGCGTGATCAACTTCGCCAGCTGGTTCGGCTTCTCCTTCCCCAACATGCTGCTGATGCTCATCCTCTCCTGGATATGGCTGCAGTTCATGTTCCTGGGCCTGAA CTTCAAGAAGTCCTTTGGCTGTGGGACGAAAAACAGTGGTGACAAAGAGGCGTACCAGGTGATGAAGGACGAGTACAAGCGTCTGGGCAGCATGAGCTTCGCCGAGGGCTCTGTCCTCACCATCTTCGTCCTGCTGGTGGCGCTGTGGTTCACCAGGGAGCCTGGCTTCATGCCTGGCTGGGCCACAGTGCTCTTCAACAAGGATGGACC GTTTGTGACAGACGGCACCGTGGCTATCTTCATGTCCACACTGTTCTTCATCTTGCCATCAAAGCTGCCCCGGTTCTCCTGTTCTCGCAGTGCTGACTCCGACGGTAAGACTTGCCTGAAGCA TCTGAAGGCCCCACCCGCACTGCTCAACTGGGAGGTGGTCCACGAGCGCATGCCCTGGAGCATCATCCTGCTGCTGGGAGGCGGCTACGCCCTGGCCAGGGGCAGCGAG ACATCTGGCCTGTCTCTGTGGCTGGGGAACAGCCTCGCGCCCTTGAAAGAGATCCCACCCTTCGCCATCTCCTTGCTGTTGTGTCTGCTGGTGGGGACCTTCACAGAGTGCTCTAGCAACACTGCGACCACCACGCTGTTCCTGCCCATCCTTGCCTCCATG GCCACTGCCATAGAGCTCCACCCTCTCTACGTTATGCTGCCCTGCACCATCTGCGCCTCGCTGGCCTTCATGCTGCCGGTTGCCACCCCACCGAACGCCATTGCCTTCTCCTACGGAAACCTCAAGGTCATGGACATG GCCAAGGCGGGATTCATGCTGAACATAATCGGAGTCCTCTGCATCAACTTCGCCCTGAACACCTGGGGGGTGGCCATGTTCCAGCTGGACACATTCCCTGCATGGGCCAACGTCACCACAGGAAGTCCctaa
- the LOC118783048 gene encoding solute carrier family 13 member 2-like isoform X2 — MALYWCTECIPLAVTALLPVILFPMMGIMESGEVCVQYLKDSNMLFIGGLLVAIAVEHWNLHKRIALRVLLIVGVKPALLMMGFMGTTAFLSMWISNTASTAMMLPIAHAVLQQLKRTEQEADEKELQGVHDNQGFEMGDLQDIKPCKRRKLKREQKYLNLSKGMSLCVCYSASIGGTATLTGTTPNLILKGQVDELFPGNNGVINFASWFGFSFPNMLLMLILSWIWLQFMFLGLNFKKSFGCGTKNSGDKEAYQVMKDEYKRLGSMSFAEGSVLTIFVLLVALWFTREPGFMPGWATVTGVLSCRFVTDGTVAIFMSTLFFILPSKLPRFSCSRSADSDEDSLKAPPALLNWEVVHERMPWSIILLLGGGYALARGSETSGLSLWLGNSLAPLKEIPPFAISLLLCLLVGTFTECSSNTATTTLFLPILASMATAIELHPLYVMLPCTICASLAFMLPVATPPNAIAFSYGNLKVMDMAKAGFMLNIIGVLCINFALNTWGVAMFQLDTFPAWANVTTGSP; from the exons ATGGCCCTGTACTGGTGCACAGAGTGCATTCCCCTGGCCGTCACCGCCCTGCTGCCTGTCATCCTTTTCCCCATGATGGGCATCATGGAGTCTGGAGAG GTTTGTGTGCAGTATCTGAAAGACTCCAATATGCTCTTCATTGGCGGTCTGCTGGTGGCCATTGCCGTTGAGCACTGGAACCTCCACAAGCGCATCGCCTTGCGAGTGCTGCTGATAGTGGGGGTGAAACCTGCCCT gCTGATGATGGGCTTTATGGGCACCACGGCCTTCCTCTCCATGTGGATCAGCAACACGGCCTCCACCGCCATGATGCTGCCCATCGCCCATGCCGTGCTGCAGCAGCTCAAACGCACCGAACAGGAAGCCGatgagaaggagctgcagggtgTCCACGACAACCAGGGCTTCGAGATGGGCGACCTGCAGGACATCAAGCCCTGCA agaggaggaagctgAAACGCGAGCAGAAGTACCTGAACCTGTCCAAAGGGATGAGCCTGTGCGTGTGCTACTCCGCCAGCATCGGAGGCACCGCCACCCTGACCGGCACCACCCCAAACCTCATCCTCAAAGGCCAAGTGGACGA ACTGTTCCCAGGGAATAACGGCGTGATCAACTTCGCCAGCTGGTTCGGCTTCTCCTTCCCCAACATGCTGCTGATGCTCATCCTCTCCTGGATATGGCTGCAGTTCATGTTCCTGGGCCTGAA CTTCAAGAAGTCCTTTGGCTGTGGGACGAAAAACAGTGGTGACAAAGAGGCGTACCAGGTGATGAAGGACGAGTACAAGCGTCTGGGCAGCATGAGCTTCGCCGAGGGCTCTGTCCTCACCATCTTCGTCCTGCTGGTGGCGCTGTGGTTCACCAGGGAGCCTGGCTTCATGCCTGGCTGGGCCACA GTGACAGGTGTTCTGTCCTGCAGGTTTGTGACAGACGGCACCGTGGCTATCTTCATGTCCACACTGTTCTTCATCTTGCCATCAAAGCTGCCCCGGTTCTCCTGTTCTCGCAGTGCTGACTCCGACG AGGACAGTCTGAAGGCCCCACCCGCACTGCTCAACTGGGAGGTGGTCCACGAGCGCATGCCCTGGAGCATCATCCTGCTGCTGGGAGGCGGCTACGCCCTGGCCAGGGGCAGCGAG ACATCTGGCCTGTCTCTGTGGCTGGGGAACAGCCTCGCGCCCTTGAAAGAGATCCCACCCTTCGCCATCTCCTTGCTGTTGTGTCTGCTGGTGGGGACCTTCACAGAGTGCTCTAGCAACACTGCGACCACCACGCTGTTCCTGCCCATCCTTGCCTCCATG GCCACTGCCATAGAGCTCCACCCTCTCTACGTTATGCTGCCCTGCACCATCTGCGCCTCGCTGGCCTTCATGCTGCCGGTTGCCACCCCACCGAACGCCATTGCCTTCTCCTACGGAAACCTCAAGGTCATGGACATG GCCAAGGCGGGATTCATGCTGAACATAATCGGAGTCCTCTGCATCAACTTCGCCCTGAACACCTGGGGGGTGGCCATGTTCCAGCTGGACACATTCCCTGCATGGGCCAACGTCACCACAGGAAGTCCctaa